One Coccinella septempunctata chromosome 1, icCocSept1.1, whole genome shotgun sequence DNA window includes the following coding sequences:
- the LOC123315026 gene encoding THAP domain-containing protein 1-like, with amino-acid sequence MPWICAAFNCKARYKKGENLKFHSFPKDEILRKKWTLALRRINFNPSASSKICSRHFKDEDYLKNAYGNNVLKKEAIPSVFDFPNHLGKKEILRKSSIKKKVEEIDPESIDTPSIPEESLGVVNISQLCAPAATDNRVATVIASQELSIHKPRDNDLEVGISSRKRKSTSLNIQPIHWPFHNQKILVV; translated from the exons ATGCCTTGGATTTGTGCTGCATTCAATTGCAAGGCTCGATATAAGAAAggcgaaaatttgaaatttcattc CTTTCCGAAGGATGAAATATTAAGGAAAAAATGGACTTTAGCTTTGAGGAGAATAAATTTTAACCCGTCAGCTAGTTCAAAAATTTGCAGTAGGCATTTCAAGGACGAGGATTACTTGAAAAATGCCTATGGCAATAATGTCCTTAAGAAGGAAGCAATTCCATCGGTTTTCGATTTCCCAAATCATTTAGGGAAAAAGGAAATCCTCAGAAAATCCTCAATAAAGAAAAAAGTTGAAG AAATAGATCCCGAATCAATCGATACTCCATCCATTCCTGAAGAGAGTTTAGGTGTAGTGAATATTTCACAACTGTGTGCTCCTGcagccacagataacagagtagCTACAGTTATAGCTTCTCAGGAACTATCGATTCACAAACCTAGAGATAATGACTTGGAGGTTGGAATAAGTAGTAGAAAAAGGAAATCAACAAGTTTAAATATTCAACCTATCCACTGGCCCTTTCACAACCAAAAAATATTAGTTGTCTAA